Genomic segment of Umezawaea sp. Da 62-37:
AGTTCCTGCGGTCGCTGGGCGCGGTGCCCACGACGTACGGGGACGGGCTCGTGGAACGGGTTCGCACGCTGGCACCGTCCGGAGTGGACGCCGTGTTCGACTGCGCGGGCGGGTCGCTGCCGGACCTCATCGCCATCGCGGGCGACCCGGCGCGGGTGGTGACGATCGCCCCGGACTTCACGGCGGCGGCGCACGGCGTGCACATGTCGCACGGAGCGCCCGCCGACGGCACGGCCGACGCCGTGGGAGCCCCTGCCGATCCCCTCGCGGTGCGCGGACTGGCGATCGCGGTCGCGCTGGCGGCCGAGGGGCGGCTGCGGGTACCCGTCGCGGCGGCGTTCCCGCTCGACGAGGTCGTCGCGGCGCACGAGCTGTGCGAGACGCGGCACGCCCGCGGGAAGATCGTGCTGGTGCACTGAGGGCGCCCGGGGAGGCCGGTCGAAGCCTCCCCGTACGCGACTCGGCTAGGCCGGAGCGGTCCACTTCTGCGCGGTGCTCTGGTCGCAGTCGTAGATCTGGAGCCGCGTGCCGTTGGTGGTGGCGCTGTCGGGGATGTCCAGGCACCTGCCCGACTGCGGGTTCACCAGGGCGCCGGAACGGACCTGCCACTGCTGCGCGCCGGAGCTGTTGCAGTCCCACAGCTGGATGTGCGCGGCGTTGGCGACGGCGCTGTGGTCGACGTCCGCGCACTTGCCCGCGATCCCCGAGGCCACCGGGCCGGTGGGGGCCAGGGAGGCGCCGGTGCCGGGGTAGAACGGCGGCGCGGAGGACGGGGCGCTCGCCCACGACGTGTTGGCCGTGGTGCCGAGCGCGTAGTCCACGGTGCCGCCCGCGCTGATGATCGACGGCGGCAGGTAGGCGTTGTTCCAAGCGCTGCCGTTGACCGCCATGCTCTGCACGTACGGCGCGTTGTCGGCCGGGGCGTTGATCGTGAGCGTGCCGCCGGTCGGCAGGGTGACGACGGCCTGGGTGAACATCGGGCTGCCCAGGGCGAAGTCGGCGGTGCCGGGGGTTTCCGGGAACATGCCGAGTGCGGACCAGACGTACCAGGCGCGAGCCCACCGACGTTGAACGGCACCATTCCCGTGTACTGCCAGGAGGTCCCCTCGACGAAGTTGTCGCCGCTCGCGGGGTTGAAGCCCGCGGTCCACGAGCCGTCGACCTCCCTGGGCTGCATGGACCCGGAGGCGGGGTTGAACTTCGGCAATCGGCCGCTGTGCGCGTGGTCGTTGACCATGGACTGGGCCATG
This window contains:
- a CDS encoding RICIN domain-containing protein gives rise to the protein MFPETPGTADFALGSPMFTQAVVTLPTGGTLTINAPADNAPYVQSMAVNGSAWNNAYLPPSIISAGGTVDYALGTTANTSWASAPSSAPPFYPGTGASLAPTGPVASGIAGKCADVDHSAVANAAHIQLWDCNSSGAQQWQVRSGALVNPQSGRCLDIPDSATTNGTRLQIYDCDQSTAQKWTAPA